A DNA window from Brenneria izadpanahii contains the following coding sequences:
- a CDS encoding GntR family transcriptional regulator, which produces MIYKSIAEQIRSRINSAEFRIGEALPPEKRLMVEFSVSRMTIRRAIEQLIEEGLLQRRHGSGTYILRKDVQHEGHALNSFAEHMRLIGRTTNNEVIEFRTIPAPPAIARQLRLRTDERIYFARRIRYVDGKACMLEDSYLPIAPFPDLSIKHLQGSKFAYIEDEKHVEIAGCYEIFSPILADRVVAGLLKVNEGTPLLQMTSLAKTVGGDYIDFSIMINAHDYQISFYMQRNKLTLP; this is translated from the coding sequence GTGATCTATAAATCTATCGCAGAACAGATTCGTTCGCGTATCAATTCGGCCGAATTTCGCATTGGCGAAGCCCTGCCGCCGGAGAAACGTTTGATGGTTGAATTCTCTGTTTCGCGCATGACGATCCGCAGAGCCATCGAACAGTTGATTGAAGAGGGGCTGCTGCAACGCCGTCACGGCAGCGGTACCTATATTCTGCGGAAAGATGTTCAGCATGAAGGACACGCGTTGAACAGCTTCGCGGAACATATGCGCTTGATTGGCCGTACAACGAATAACGAGGTGATTGAGTTTCGAACCATTCCTGCGCCGCCTGCTATCGCCCGCCAACTGCGGCTGCGCACCGACGAAAGAATTTATTTTGCCCGCCGCATACGCTATGTGGATGGGAAAGCCTGCATGCTTGAGGATAGTTATTTACCTATCGCGCCTTTTCCCGATCTCTCCATTAAGCATTTGCAGGGATCGAAGTTCGCCTATATTGAAGATGAAAAGCACGTTGAAATTGCCGGCTGTTATGAGATCTTTTCCCCGATTCTGGCGGATCGCGTCGTCGCCGGATTGCTGAAGGTTAATGAGGGAACGCCGTTGTTGCAGATGACGTCGCTGGCGAAAACGGTAGGGGGCGACTATATCGATTTCTCCATCATGATCAACGCCCATGACTATCAGATTAGCTTTTATATGCAACGCAATAAACTTACGCTGCCCTAA
- the apbE gene encoding FAD:protein FMN transferase ApbE, protein MANLARGLLLGFLLSLLAGCDNPPHTDLRPLLTIEGKTMGTFYSVKISGEQKESKEQLQQEIDALLEQANNEISTYRNDSTLSKFNQYRGSDPQPISNGMADIILAAQRIGRATGGAMDITVGPLVNLWGFGPQKQPTQIPSQQQIDEARRKIGLKHLKLLSDEQGEWIQKDLPDLYVDLSTLGEGYGADVLAQLMARKGITDYLVSVGGAISSRGVNAEGTPWRVAIQKPTDQENAMQAAVNLQGYTISTSGSYRNYFEQNGQRYSHVIDPSTGKPITHQLVSVTVIAPTALEADGWDTGLMVLGREKALQLAEQQGLAVYLITKTDKGFHAEMTPQFRSFLIAQ, encoded by the coding sequence ATGGCTAACCTCGCCAGGGGATTACTACTCGGCTTCTTGCTCAGCCTGCTCGCAGGTTGCGATAACCCGCCCCATACCGATCTGCGTCCACTGTTGACCATCGAGGGAAAAACGATGGGAACGTTTTACAGCGTAAAAATCAGCGGTGAACAGAAAGAGAGCAAGGAACAACTTCAGCAAGAGATTGATGCCTTGCTGGAGCAGGCGAATAACGAGATTTCGACCTACCGTAACGATTCGACGCTGTCGAAATTCAATCAATATCGCGGCAGCGATCCTCAGCCCATCAGCAACGGCATGGCCGATATCATATTGGCGGCCCAGCGTATCGGGCGGGCAACCGGCGGCGCTATGGATATTACCGTCGGCCCCCTGGTCAACCTGTGGGGATTCGGCCCGCAAAAACAGCCGACGCAAATTCCCAGCCAGCAACAGATTGATGAAGCCCGGCGGAAAATCGGGCTCAAGCACCTGAAATTACTGAGTGACGAACAGGGCGAATGGATCCAAAAGGATTTGCCCGATCTGTATGTCGACCTATCAACATTGGGCGAAGGCTATGGCGCCGATGTTCTAGCGCAACTGATGGCCCGGAAAGGCATCACCGACTATCTGGTTTCCGTTGGCGGCGCCATCTCCAGCCGAGGAGTGAATGCCGAGGGGACGCCGTGGCGAGTGGCGATTCAGAAGCCGACCGACCAGGAAAACGCCATGCAGGCGGCGGTCAACCTACAGGGATACACCATCAGCACCTCCGGCAGCTACCGCAATTACTTTGAGCAGAACGGTCAACGATATTCCCATGTGATCGATCCCTCCACCGGGAAACCCATCACGCATCAGTTGGTTTCGGTTACCGTGATCGCGCCGACCGCCCTGGAAGCCGACGGCTGGGACACCGGATTAATGGTTCTGGGAAGGGAAAAAGCCTTACAACTGGCGGAGCAACAAGGGTTGGCCGTTTACCTGATTACCAAGACCGATAAAGGCTTCCACGCGGAAATGACGCCTCAATTCCGGTCGTTTCTGATTGCGCAGTGA
- a CDS encoding 3-deoxy-7-phosphoheptulonate synthase gives MHQTDELRSTRIDNLVTPQALITELPLSSAVAATVTSSRKHIEHILSGKNRRLLVIVGPCSIHDTVSAMEYANRLTALRTQYQDRLEIVMRTYFEKPRTVVGWKGLISDPKLDGSYRVNEGLALARRLLLDINSLGLPTATEFLDMVVGQYIADLISWGAIGARTTESQIHREMASALSCPVGFKNGTDGNTRIAIDAIRAARAQHMFLSPDKQGRMTVYQTHGNPFGHIIMRGGKQPNYYADDIAAACAHLREHRLPEHLVIDFSHGNCQKQHRRQLEIADDVCRQIRSGSLAIAGVMAESFLVEGNQPARHPQTLTYGQSITDPCLGWQDTETLLARLADAVDSRF, from the coding sequence ATGCATCAAACAGATGAACTGCGCAGCACGCGCATCGACAATCTGGTTACGCCTCAAGCGCTGATAACCGAATTGCCGCTTTCGTCCGCCGTCGCCGCAACCGTGACGTCGTCACGAAAACATATCGAACACATTCTTAGCGGTAAAAATCGCCGTCTATTAGTCATTGTCGGCCCCTGCTCCATTCACGATACGGTCAGCGCAATGGAGTACGCCAACCGTCTGACGGCATTACGCACGCAATACCAGGATCGGTTGGAAATCGTAATGCGAACCTATTTTGAAAAGCCGCGCACCGTCGTAGGCTGGAAAGGATTGATTTCCGATCCGAAGCTGGACGGCTCTTACCGGGTGAATGAGGGACTGGCGTTAGCCCGGCGTTTGCTTTTGGACATCAATAGTCTTGGATTGCCTACCGCCACCGAATTTCTGGATATGGTCGTCGGTCAGTATATCGCTGACCTGATCAGCTGGGGCGCTATCGGCGCCCGCACCACCGAAAGTCAGATCCATCGTGAAATGGCATCGGCCCTTTCCTGCCCCGTCGGCTTTAAAAACGGTACGGACGGCAACACGCGTATTGCCATTGACGCCATTCGCGCCGCCCGCGCGCAGCACATGTTCCTCTCCCCCGACAAACAAGGGCGGATGACGGTTTACCAAACGCACGGCAACCCGTTTGGCCACATTATTATGCGCGGCGGGAAACAGCCGAATTATTATGCCGACGATATTGCCGCAGCCTGCGCGCATCTGCGTGAACACCGCTTGCCTGAACATCTGGTGATTGATTTCAGCCACGGAAATTGCCAGAAGCAGCATCGCCGTCAATTGGAGATCGCCGATGACGTCTGCCGGCAGATTCGCTCAGGCTCATTAGCGATTGCGGGAGTGATGGCGGAAAGTTTTCTGGTGGAAGGAAACCAGCCGGCGCGCCATCCGCAAACGCTGACCTATGGGCAGTCGATTACCGATCCGTGTCTGGGCTGGCAGGACACGGAAACCCTGCTTGCCCGCCTGGCCGACGCGGTCGATAGCCGTTTTTGA
- the ppsR gene encoding posphoenolpyruvate synthetase regulatory kinase/phosphorylase PpsR: MERSVFYVSDGTAITAEVLGHAVLSQFPVSTVSYTLPFVENEARAKAVCEQINTLYHQSGLRPLVFYSIVTPTVRDIITGSEGFCQDIVQALVAPLQKELNIPPTPIANRTHGLTANNLSKYDARIAAIDYTLAHDDGISLRNLDQAQVILLGVSRCGKTPTSLYLAMQFGIRAANYPFIADDMDNLRLPDALKPFQNKLFGLTIDAERLAAIREERRGNSRYASLRQCRMELSEVEALFRKHQIKYINTTNYSVEEISAKIIDILGMSRRMY, from the coding sequence GTGGAAAGAAGCGTATTTTATGTCTCTGACGGGACGGCAATCACGGCCGAGGTGCTTGGTCACGCGGTGTTGTCGCAATTTCCGGTGAGCACCGTGAGCTATACCTTGCCCTTTGTTGAAAATGAAGCGCGGGCCAAAGCCGTTTGCGAACAGATCAACACCTTGTATCACCAAAGCGGCCTTCGTCCATTGGTCTTTTATTCCATCGTCACTCCCACCGTACGCGATATCATCACCGGCAGCGAGGGGTTCTGTCAGGATATCGTGCAGGCGCTGGTGGCGCCGTTGCAAAAAGAACTCAACATCCCGCCGACCCCGATCGCCAATCGTACCCACGGTTTGACCGCCAACAACTTGAGTAAGTATGACGCGCGTATTGCCGCTATCGACTATACGCTGGCGCATGACGACGGTATTTCTCTGCGAAATCTCGATCAGGCCCAGGTCATTCTGCTCGGCGTTTCACGCTGCGGCAAAACCCCCACCAGCCTCTATCTGGCGATGCAGTTCGGCATCCGCGCCGCCAATTATCCTTTCATCGCCGATGATATGGATAACCTGCGTTTGCCCGATGCGCTCAAACCTTTTCAAAACAAGCTGTTCGGGCTGACCATTGATGCGGAACGGCTGGCCGCCATCCGTGAAGAACGCCGCGGAAATAGCCGCTATGCCTCTCTGCGCCAGTGTCGTATGGAACTCAGCGAAGTTGAGGCGCTGTTTCGCAAACACCAGATTAAGTACATCAATACCACCAACTATTCCGTTGAGGAAATCTCCGCCAAAATCATCGATATCCTCGGCATGAGCCGACGCATGTACTAG
- the ydiK gene encoding AI-2E family transporter YdiK has product MTRKIPQPHLDLVRILFSLLFIAIMIIACFWVVQPFILGFAWASMVVIATWPLLIKLQHLLWGRRSLAVVAMTLLLILLFVMPIAVLVSSAVDNSSALMGWAASQENFSPPQLEWLTSIPLVGDKLFNSWQTLLQSGGSGLFAKAQPYVGKTATWLVAQAAHVGRFLMHCALMLVFSALLYYKGEAVAKAVRHFAIRLGHESGDTAVILAAQSIRAVALGVVVTAIVQSLLGGIGLFVAGIPYTTLLTVLMFLCCLVQLGPLPILVPAIIWLYWSGDTTWGTVLLVLSCVVGTIDNFIRPILIRFGADLPLLLILCGVIGGLLAFGMIGLFIGPVVLAVSYRLLFAWMDEVPEPKGIVDDPLKPNTGKD; this is encoded by the coding sequence TTGACAAGAAAAATTCCACAACCGCATCTCGACCTGGTCAGAATATTATTCAGCCTGCTGTTCATTGCCATCATGATCATCGCCTGTTTTTGGGTTGTTCAACCTTTTATCCTGGGATTCGCCTGGGCGAGCATGGTGGTGATCGCTACCTGGCCGTTATTAATCAAACTTCAGCATCTGCTTTGGGGGCGCCGTTCTCTCGCCGTTGTTGCCATGACGTTACTGCTGATCCTGCTGTTCGTGATGCCGATTGCCGTACTGGTCAGCAGCGCTGTCGATAACAGTTCGGCGTTAATGGGTTGGGCGGCCAGTCAGGAAAACTTCTCCCCGCCGCAGTTGGAGTGGCTGACCTCCATTCCGTTGGTCGGGGATAAATTATTCAATAGCTGGCAAACCCTGTTGCAAAGCGGCGGCAGCGGTTTGTTCGCCAAAGCGCAGCCTTATGTGGGAAAAACCGCAACCTGGCTGGTGGCGCAGGCGGCGCACGTCGGCCGTTTTCTGATGCACTGCGCCCTGATGCTGGTATTCAGCGCCCTGCTCTACTACAAAGGGGAAGCCGTCGCCAAAGCGGTGCGCCACTTCGCTATCCGCCTTGGGCATGAGAGCGGCGATACCGCGGTCATTCTGGCGGCGCAATCCATCCGGGCGGTTGCGCTGGGCGTGGTGGTAACCGCTATTGTGCAATCCCTGTTGGGAGGCATCGGTCTGTTCGTCGCGGGCATCCCGTATACCACGCTATTAACGGTACTGATGTTCTTGTGCTGTCTGGTGCAATTGGGACCGCTCCCCATACTGGTTCCCGCGATTATCTGGCTTTACTGGAGCGGGGATACCACCTGGGGAACGGTGCTGTTGGTTCTAAGCTGCGTGGTCGGAACGATTGATAATTTCATCCGTCCGATATTGATCCGCTTCGGCGCCGATTTGCCGCTGCTGCTAATCCTGTGCGGCGTTATCGGCGGTTTGCTGGCCTTCGGCATGATTGGTCTGTTCATCGGGCCGGTCGTCCTTGCGGTGTCTTATCGCCTGCTTTTTGCATGGATGGACGAAGTTCCCGAACCAAAGGGAATCGTTGATGATCCCCTTAAACCGAATACCGGCAAGGACTAA